Genomic DNA from bacterium:
GTGAGACGGTTCTTTCCGAGAGGCTCGCCGCTGTCGTGGAGGAAGAGCCAGCCCTCGTCGGGTTCGGTAGCGAGCGAGGGACGAACCTCTTCTTCGTATCTCGTGATCCAGCGCCCTGCCCGCTCTCCCAGAGGTACCATGCGGTCCTTCTGACCTTTGCCTTGGCGAACCATCAGGGTTCCGTTTCGGATGTCGACATCGTAGAGGCGAAGGTGGGCGAGCTCGGCTCGCCGGATGCCTGTCGAGTAGAAGGTCTCGAGGATCGCGCGATCTCGGATGCCGAGTTCGTCGTGGAGCATCGTCTGGGCCAGGATCCGTTCGACTTCCTCGGCGGTGAGGACGTGTTTGGGGAGCCGGCGGTGAACCCGCGGTAGCTCCAGCTCGCTTGCCGGGTTCGAGAGGATGAAGTTCTCTTTGGCGAGCCACTTGAAGAAGGCCTTGATCGGGACCAGGCGCTGCTGCTGGGTCGAGAACGAGAGCGGCTCGCCGTTCGGCTTTCGGTAG
This window encodes:
- the xerC gene encoding site-specific tyrosine recombinase XerC codes for the protein MAPYMARFLEASAAKGFAPRTVEIRDEMLRRFIHWCGERDLEQPQDITRPILERYRRHLYHYRKPNGEPLSFSTQQQRLVPIKAFFKWLAKENFILSNPASELELPRVHRRLPKHVLTAEEVERILAQTMLHDELGIRDRAILETFYSTGIRRAELAHLRLYDVDIRNGTLMVRQGKGQKDRMVPLGERAGRWITRYEEEVRPSLATEPDEGWLFLHDSGEPLGKNRLTDLAKKYIAASGVEKSGACHLFRHTMATLMLDAGCDIRHLQAILGHSQLSTPEIYTHVSIRKLKEVHARTHPADQPSSSR